The genomic region ATTGAGTCTGATCATGCACTGAACCTCGTCTCCCTTGGGGCTGAGAAGTACTATACCAGCTCTTTTTGCATTTTTGACCGCCGACCCGTCCGTGTATATCACCAATCGGGGGTTTCCTTCTGCTTCCTGTTCATCTGGTCGGGCGAATTCAGCAATGAAATCAGCAACGACTTGCCCTTTGGTGGCTGTGCGTGGTCGATACTACACATCAAACTCACTTAGCTCAATTGCCCATAACGCCATTTGTCTAGCTACCTCTGGACtgctcattgctctccgcaacGGTTTTTCCATCAAGACGACTATAATGTGGGCCTGGAAGTATGGTTTGAGCTTGCGCGCTGCAGTCACTAATGCGAAGATGAGCTTTTCCATAGGTGGGTACCTTTCTTCTGCCCCTCGTAGTGCTTGGCTTGTGAAGTACACTGGCTTCTGGGCTCCATCCTCCTCCCTAACTAATGTTGTACTGACAGCAGTTGAGGAAACGACCAAATAAAGAAAGAGCTCCTCTCCTGGTCTGGGCGGACTTAGCAAGGGTGGGGAAGAGAGGTATTCTTTTAGATCCTCAAATGCCTGCTGACACTCACTCGTCCACTCAAAAGCCTTCTTTAATGTACGGAAGAAGGGGAGGCACTTATCTATTGCTCTTGAAACAAACCTATTCAAAGCTGCAATCTTGCCATTTAAACTCTGTACCTCCTTGATGTTTTTTGGTAGTGCCAATTTCATGATAGCTCAAACCTTGTCTGGATTGACCTCAATACCCCTCTGAGTCACCATGAACCCAAGGAACTTTCCAGTCGTCACTCTAAACGTACACATGCTAGGATTCAGTTTAATGTTAGCGTCTCAAAGGTTTCCCGTAGGTCTTCGAGGTGGTCATCCTCCCGTATGCTTTTTATTAGCATTTCATCCACGTACACCTCAACATTCCTCCTAATCTAGTGTGCAAACATTCGGTTCATAAGCCTCTAATATGTTGCGCCTGCGTTCTTGAGgccaaatggcatcaccttataaCAGAAGAGTCCCTGGCTTGTGACGAAAggggtcttctcctgatcagctTCATCCAGCTTTATTAGGTTGTAccctgaaaatgcatccatgaagcttagcagTTGGTGTCTTGCCATTGAATCTACCAAGATATCAATCCTCGGTAGCGGGTAGCTGTCCTTGGGGTatgctttgttcaaatctgtgaagtcaacgcacatcCTCCACTATCCGTTGGCCTTCTTCACCATTACTACGTTGGCTAGCCAATCGGGGTAGTACACTTCCCGTATGAACCTTGCTTCCTGCAACTTGCGTACTTCCTCAGCTATGGCCTTATCCCTTTTTTGGACGAACACTCGCTTTTTTTGTCAGACGGGAGAGAAAGAGGGTGAAATGTTTAGCTTGTGAACTATGATAGAGGGGTCGATTTttggcatgtcttcatggctccatgcaaagaGGTCTGGGTTATCTCTTAGGAATGACTTCAAGGCCTGACGAATCGGTAGGCTAGCGAGAGTACCTATTTTTGTCTTCCATTCGGGCTTGGTGTCGTCAAAGGGTACCTCTTCGATTCTTCACTTGGTTCCACTGTCGCCCGCCGTTCCTCTATACACATTGTTGGCAATTGGTCATCCATTTCGAGCATGGCGATGTAGCACTCGCGTCCTGCTATTTGATCACCACGTACTTCGCCCACCCTGTATTCGGTCGGAAACTTGACCATcgggtggtaggtagaggtcaCGGCCTTCCATGAATTGAGGGTAGGGCAGCCCAAAATAGCATTGTAAGTAGATGAGCAGTCTACTACCAAGAATGTAACATCCTTGGTGATTTGCTGGGGGTAATCGCCAACTGTAACGGATAAGGTGACCGCGCCTAGTGGGTATACCCTTGTtcctccaaagccaacaagTGGCACATCAGTCGGGATCAACTGTTCTCTCCCACTCCTCATTTGTTGAAACGCTGGGTTGTAAAGTATATCAGCGGAGCTACCGTTATCTATCAAGACCCTGTGAGTGTTGTAGTCACCAATCCGTATGCTTACGACAAGTTTgttgtcatgtgggtggtggagGCGTCGAGCgtcttcttccgagaatccgATCACCGGGTGGTCCATGCACGCCATCCTTGGGACCAATCCTGTTAGCTGGACATTTTGGACCAATCTGAGGTACGTCTTGCGCGACCTCTTGGTTGAACAAGGAGCTGATGTGCCCCTACAATCATTCTTATGTCCCCAACGGGTGGCTTGGGGCACTCGCTTTCCCTCTTGGGGCCTTGCTTTTGCGGCGGGTTTATCTTTTCTTTGCTTATGAACCTCTGCAACTTCCCTTTCCTAATCAGGGCTTCTATCTGCTACTTCAAATCGTAACACTTGGAAGTATCATGGCCATGGTCACGATGGAAGCGGTCGTAGTTATCGCTAGACCTCTTGTTAGGATCACCCTTCAACTTGCCAAGAAACGTTAGCGATCCTTCGTCCTTTATCTGCATTAGTACCTAATCGATCAGAATTTTTAGGGGGGGTGAAATTGGCAAATCTTGCTGAAAGCGTTTTGAAGCGTCTATCTTCTCGCCCGTCGCCTGTCTTTAAGATCTTTCGTCCTCTCTCCTATCTcatatcttcctgtctttctctctttctaggCTTTTCTTCCCACGCAAGTAGTGCGTCCTCGACGTTCATGTATTTGGTAGCCCTGTAAAGCACATTCGACATAATTTTTGGATCGTTCTTGTATAGAGAAAACAAAACTTACCCTTCCGTAGTCTGTTAGTAAATGCTGCCATGAGTATCTTGTCATCGGCCTCATCAATTGAGAGTGCTTCCTTATTGAAATGGGTGATGTAAGATCTTAGCGTTTCATCCTCTCGCTGCCTAATGTTCATCAGGCATGCGGTTGACTTCTTGTACCTGTGTCTGCTGATAAAGTGCGAGGCGAACTGAGCACTTAACTCCTTGAAAGTGCTAATGGAATTTGGTGTCAGCCTGCTAAACCACACTCTTGCAGGACCTCTCAAGGTGGTGGGAAAggccctacacatgatttcgtcTGCTACACCTAGCAAATGCATGAGGGTCTTGAACGTCTCTAGGTGGTCTCAGGGGTCCTTTGACCCGTTGTAGGCCTTTATCTTCGGCATACAAAACTTTGGTGGTAGAGGGAACGAAGTAAAAAGTGCTGAAAGGCGAATCTGTCCTGTGTACCAGATCATCGAGATTGCTTGACACCCGCCCTTTAAGAGCGTGCATCATCAAGTCTATCTGTTCTCTCATCATTTGCATGTCTGCGACCAGGTTTGGTGGGCAACATCCGTGGCTGTTGGCCTACTCATAACATTACTGCATTCTGGCCCTTCTCGATTCTACTTGGTGTCATTCCACTGGCGGCTGTTTCTTTCCTACTCCTTCTCTTGGTCTCAAGGCTCGGCGTCCCTTTGGTGTAGTTGCTTCTCCAAgtcatggttttgcttggtAAGGCATTCAATTGCCGCTGCCAATGTCTGGATCTGTTTCTTAAGAACCGCGGTGCGTGGTTTGTCTCCTTGGGCATTGTTGTTGGTTGCCATCGAACAGGTAAGCACCATGCAACCTTTTCGTCCGGGAACAGTAGCTTGACTTATCTACTCGAGCTTacgttcccacagacggtgccaactgatgatgccgaaaatcgtcagtaggCCACATGGTTTTCACGTGCTCGTGACAACACCTTCATAAcactaagaaagaaaaagacctCAAGAGAGTATCGGTGTGGTACCAgtcgaataccctccgaaggttaagttagagagactgtcacaactctagagtgccagagctggggTAAATTATGCGTACATGTTCTTCGTAGGTTATGGCATTTTTATAGTGATGAGGAACTAACCTTCGTTCCTTGGAGAAGAGGaatatttccttgtagagaagatcttTATAAATGCACGTGATTTTAGGGACCCTTTTCATATAAGGGTTTTATTGACTAGGGTTAAGCGTGATTcacaagttattattatttgaaatgtCCTTGGAAATCACGTAAGCCATGTCATCACCACGTGTGCTTGGTCCCGTCGACCTCAATGTCCATGCAGGGGACTATTCGTTTGTTTTAGGTGATCCGTCCTTCGTGGAATCTCCCGTACACTGGAGGTGATCCGTCCTAACACACTGTCTATCCACTGTTTATGAGGTTTGTTGTCACATGACTTAATTTGTCGTCCAATTGTAGGTTTTGCAAGTTCTGACCATCCACTTTACTTTTACCCTCTTCAGGTTCTACTAGTAGCAATTTACTATAATTAGttgccaaaaaaatttagatttagcACCACTGATAAAGTATCATTTTTGGAGTTTGAGGTGTTAAAAATAACACCTCCATTGAGAATGCTCTAATGAGCCTTCCATCATAAGCCCATTAGTTGGTTTCTTGAAGTAAGTCATGCCAAAGAGCCCAGGCTCTACCAAAAAAGCTACCAAAAACCCACTAGTGTCTGAATTCGAGTTGACAAACATGAATATTTCCTCaagatattaaattatataaggATGTGGTGTAAAATCTAAGTTTTACCCCTCCAATCCCAACATGCCACATCATTgtattacatattaaaaaatagacACAACCACACtaaatcaattctaatacccatttgaaaatccaacttaagtgtgagtttattgagatgttgaGATGTTGTTATGTGTGGTATGATGTATTaggttttaagtaaaaaactatTGTGGCAATCTTTTATTGGATGAtataaaacatgagttttacacccCCATCTTAGAATTCTTTCAAGTAGTATTCTTAAGAAAGTTCTTATGAATTTATATTAGATGGTGAAGTGAAAGCAATACAAAAATCAATATGGATCACTATTTAGGAGATTCTAGCATTTTacccttatttttcaaaatatttggcaatatgccACTGTTTTCAAACTATCTAGGTTTATGCCCTTGTTTCgaaactcgattttattaaaatcgagttttaacGAAGAACTCGATTGGTAGAAAATCGAGTATGGggcaatcaaactttaaaaaaaaaaaaattgcatggaactcgagtttatggagctcgagttccatacctatagcagcgttcagtaacacctatagcggcgttttcatgcattttttttttagtttgatcaGCCCAAAACTTATAGCGACGTTCAGTAacacctatagcggcgtttttaatggaactcgagttccatgcaatttttttttaaagtttgatcgggcataactcgattttaaacCAATCGAATTCTtcattgaaacttgattttgaggaaatcgagtttcaaaacaggggcatattgccaaatttttttaaaaatgagggTAAAATGCTAGAATCCTCTCACTATTTATACCAATGGGTTATGTCCCTTCAAAAGACACCTTTAGAGAGTTAAATAAGTGATATTTAATGTTCACAAGGCATTGTAAACGTTTGATTTACTCCGAATAGTCACCAGGAATTCTACAAAAACTGTATTTCTTATACTTTTAATCGGTCAAACAGGAATCGAAAAAACCAAAGTGGCCAAAAATCTTCCACCATCAATTCAACCTATTGAACAGGATTTTCAAATAGTTGAAATCCTTAAACATGATCTTTTACTTATCATCTTATTCAAATGATATAACTTCATATTCAAACATCTTATGTTACAACCTGccttgtatatacctatatataataCAACTATCTCATGgctttgctatttttttttctaccactCACAATTTGTCATATTGGATAGTTATGATAAAGTGTGCATGAAAATGTATGATGctaagagcatttgcatcaacTCATGCAAAATTTTTGGTCTATTTTAGcacaaaacttactttttctattttacatactcattttttaaaacatctcATATCAAATTATCGATTTTACACtacatatcattaaattatcaatgtttgaatTGTTTCTCATTTTTTACACACAACAATTATCATCTATTCTCTTTATTCATTCTTGAGatacataaagaaataataaaaaaaactacaaaaaaaaaaaaaaaaacacaaagaaacagTATATGTGTAAATACACATAgttataatcatatatttttacacaactgaatataaatgaattttgagtttaatggactaaaatgctgttcttcttttattttattttatcatacaATATTGAGTGATGCTAAAGTTCTAGTGCTAGCATTATTGCAAAAGTTTGTGAGGTGCAGTAGTGGAAGATTTTCTCTATCATAAAAGAAAGGTTGCTATTCATGGGCCCAATGTGAACAATATACCATATTTCAAAGAAAGCGGCGGGTAGGGACTAGGAAGTAAGGGTATGTTGGTGACTTTCTAGTCTTATCCAATCCAGTCCAATCTAACGCTTCATATTCCATTTCCAagatggtgaaaaaaaaaaaatcaaaaagctTTATAAAATTTGACCACAACCCCACaacgagtcttttgggtaaatattggtaaaaatcaagttttttggggttatagtcattgttcaaagttatttagaggaatgaggagagagagtgaatttcggcaacagtgttgccgaaattcgaagaaaagtatgagagagaaaatccaatctgaggagagagaaattttgagaatttcggcaacagtgttaccgaaattccttctgcctAGCCTGCCCGCTTCACTGAGTGCTGCGCATGCGTGAGTgctcaaaagtaaaaaataaaaaaggtttgcggcaatcccattgccgaaaatggagggaaaagaaaaaaaaaattgaattatggcaatgggattgccgaaataggggggaaagagaaaaaaaaaaaatatatggcaatggtagtgccgaaatagtgggagagaaaaaaaaaacaaaaaaagagaaatgtggcaatggtaatGCCGAAATagtggaagagaaaaaaaaaatgttgttataGTAAGTGTCAGGttattactagttgttattgttagggcaaaaaagtatcttagcgttaggttcaaatttgaaccaacaacaactaaccacctataatttattgtaaaaataaaaatgttgtttacgttttttttttccttttatttcggcAATGTCACTACAAAGAATCTCTACAAAAatctcagtttttattttattttttatttatggtacacatcaatcattttttctcttctataactttctttcatgtacgttttagaatttaagtACTTTGAATAATAATCAAACGGTACTTGAATTTGTTTCAAACAGACGGACAAGACAAGAATCAAACACTCAGCGTACTTGAGTTTGTTGTTTTCCCCTCCggcaattcctttttttttttttttttctctcccactatttcggcactaccattgccacatttttttttttctccccctatttctgcaataccattgccacatttcccttttttttttttttttttttttctctcccactatttcggcactaccattgccacatttctttttttttttttctttttttctttttttctctttccccctatttcggcaatcccattgccataattcaatttttttttcttttccctccattttcggcaatgggattgccgcaaaccttttttattttttacttttgagcACTCACGCATGCGCAGCACTCTGTGAAGCGGGTAGgctgggcagaaggaatttcggcaacactgttgccgaaattctcaaaatttctctctcctcagattggattttctctctcatacttttcttcgaatttgttgccgaaattcactctctatCCTCATTCctccaaataactttgaacagtaactataaccccaaaaaacttaatttttaccaatatttacccaaaagactccaCAACTCCCagttataaagaaaaaagaagaagatcgGATCTGAAATTTGCTTAAAGTCCACGTCAACTGGTCCCAGGCATCACCTAGGTTGCGTACATATAACATAACCCATGCGCCTGCAAGACACGTCACGTTGTCGGTAACGATACCTCGTCAGTCTGATTAAACCCCACCAataccaacaccaacaccaatgGTCCAATACCAaccattaaattttgtttaaaaaaatatatatatatatatttatatatatatatatatatattcattcaaTAAAGAGGTCACCACGTCATCACATGTCCTTATCTGAGTCAACCGTAGAACACGCATCGCCGTTCATACGGACAACTAATCAACGGCCCcaacttttttctctctcacgtGGCCTTTCTGACGCTAGCGTCACACCCCACTAGGTCCAGTCATGAGCCTGCTTTTTGCTTTTGCTATCTTTCTTtccccaattaaaaaaatcttctctttctcttctctgtcactgccactgccactgccactgTCACTGTCACCGCCACCTCTTGTGCTTCACATAAAAATGCCCTGGTCATCAGTGGTGGAACCACGTTGGAGTCGAAGGGAGCCTTGGCCCCAccctccaaattttttataaaaaaattagtagatACATTTGTAAATAGTGATCCCAACAAGTTTATTCCTTTTAAACCAAACTAGTTAaccatgaaaaaagaaaagaaaaaaagagtagtCATTAGCATCGATTCTAGATTTTATTTgtatcacaaaataaaaataaaaattatttaatttttaaaatacatagagatttacattaataaaaaaaaacattaattttaaaaattttgataattatgtcataaaaaattaatctcaaTCGTATAAAAATTTTGATCAACCACAAAGTTAAGAGagctatttaacatataaatatctattttattataataattttttagtacTTATTTGTTATAGTCAATATATTCACTCAttaaaaacttctaagaatTATAACTAATATCATTATCTTCCAACAATAAACAACTAAGTTttgctaagaaaaaaaaaaaaaacaaaaagataacaaaaggcaTGTGT from Castanea sativa cultivar Marrone di Chiusa Pesio chromosome 11, ASM4071231v1 harbors:
- the LOC142616310 gene encoding uncharacterized protein LOC142616310, which translates into the protein MKLALPKNIKEVQSLNGKIAALNRFVSRAIDKCLPFFRTLKKAFEWTSECQQAFEDLKEYLSSPPLLSPPRPGEELFLYLVVSSTAVSTTLVREEDGAQKPVYFTSQALRGAEERYPPMEKLIFALVTAARKLKPYFQAHIIVVLMEKPLRRAMSSPEYRPRTATKGQVVADFIAEFARPDEQEAEGNPRLVIYTDGSAVKNAKRAGIVLLSPKGDEVQCMIRLNFPITNNEAEYEALIVGLDLAQAAGAMVLVSDNEKQFDNDAFKDFCSQLKIKNHYSSLAHPQANGQVEVSNRTLLKIIKTRLEGETGIWPEELSSVLWTYSTMVRTPTGETPFQLAYGSEAIIPTEVGLTSYRIANHDMQNNNEAMCLQLNLVDEIRATAEQRLGQYQNLMARHYNSRVKHKDFKKGDLILRNITDATKDQSHKMQ